A window of the Lolium perenne isolate Kyuss_39 chromosome 7, Kyuss_2.0, whole genome shotgun sequence genome harbors these coding sequences:
- the LOC127317819 gene encoding uncharacterized protein yields the protein MPMALERGARLGRGVPPPAAACGGSSSAGRGSDSRAEAVHVEEAEEGDGEVQSSLRGPFDTMDALQDSLPCRREVSEFYNSKSSSLANDGDVVLSPQSSKGLANPETPSPKKRKGALPFGINDNETQSKELSPVGDDTNSPTTCRKPLNTSVTGRSPCKTRNGNERDSCKNLPCQCLQRRFTDMNDFCFPPVTPQIQLISVQMGSISAVGQDVAESSRVVSPREKRRKN from the exons ATGCCGATGGCGCTGGAGAGAGGCGCCCGGCTTGGCCGCGGGGTGCCGCCGCCAGCCGCGGCGTGCGGCGGCTCCTCTTCGGCTGGGCGGGGCAGCGACAGCCGTGCGGAGGCGGTGCacgtggaggaggcggaggagggagACGGGGAGGTGCAGAGCTCGCTCAGAGGCCCCTTCGACACCATGGACGCGCTCCAGGATTCCCTGCCCTGCAG GAGAGAGGTATCCGAATTCTACAATAGCAAATCTAGTTCTTTGGCAAATGATGGGGATGTTGTGCTCTCACCTCAATCTTCAAAAGGCCTTGCTAATCCTGAAACCCCATCACCTAAGAAGCGTAAGGGTGCTCTTCCATTCGGTATCAACGATAATGAGACCCAGAGCAAAGAGCTGAGCCCTGTCGGCGATGACACCAACAGCCCAACGACCTGCAGGAAGCCATTGAATACATCTGTTACAGGCAGATCTCCATGCAAGACCAGAAACGGCAATGAGCGTGATTCCTGTAAGAACCTGCCTTGCCAGTGCCTGCAGAGAAGGTTCACTGACATGAATGACTTTTGTTTTCCACCTGTTACCCCTCAAATTCAGCTGATCTCAGTTCAGATGGGATCTATCTCAGCGGTTGGTCAAGATGTGGCGGAGTCGTCTCGTGTGGTTTCTCCTAGGGAAAAGCGCAGGAAAAACTAG